One segment of Pleomorphomonas sp. PLEO DNA contains the following:
- a CDS encoding glutathione S-transferase N-terminal domain-containing protein codes for MTATQTKPIDLYYWPTPNGHKITIMLEELGVPYNLHFINIGKGDQFQPDFLTISPNNKMPAIVDPEGPDDEPISVFESGAILLYLGRKFGKFYPQDERGRVEAEQWLMWQMGGFGPMLGQNHHFAIYAPEKIPYAIKRYQDETHRLYGVLEKQLAGKDYICGDYSIVDMACVGWARGWERQAIEAAEFPNVMAWIDRVSNRPAVVKALAITAPTPPSNLADDKEAQKVLFNQRAR; via the coding sequence ATGACTGCGACCCAGACCAAACCGATCGACCTCTACTATTGGCCGACGCCCAATGGCCACAAGATCACCATCATGCTTGAGGAACTGGGCGTTCCCTACAACCTGCATTTTATCAATATCGGCAAAGGCGACCAGTTTCAGCCAGACTTCCTAACGATTTCGCCCAACAACAAAATGCCGGCTATCGTCGATCCCGAAGGTCCCGACGACGAGCCAATCTCGGTGTTCGAGTCGGGCGCCATCCTGCTGTATCTCGGCCGCAAGTTCGGCAAGTTTTATCCCCAGGACGAGCGCGGCCGCGTCGAAGCGGAGCAGTGGCTGATGTGGCAGATGGGCGGCTTTGGCCCCATGCTCGGCCAGAATCACCATTTCGCAATCTATGCGCCGGAAAAGATTCCCTACGCCATCAAGCGCTACCAGGACGAGACGCATCGCCTGTATGGCGTCCTCGAAAAGCAGCTTGCCGGCAAAGACTATATCTGCGGTGACTATTCCATTGTCGACATGGCCTGCGTCGGCTGGGCGCGCGGCTGGGAGCGGCAGGCGATCGAGGCAGCTGAATTCCCGAACGTGATGGCCTGGATCGACCGGGTGTCGAACCGGCCGGCCGTGGTGAAGGCGCTGGCCATCACGGCACCGACGCCGCCGAGCAATCTGGCGGACGACAAGGAGGCGCAGAAGGTGCTGTTCAATCAGCGAGCCCGCTGA
- a CDS encoding SEL1-like repeat protein: MARLELNSTDQMAGGAGATSDVLYELGVMYAVGRDVKQNLIEAHKWFNIAAFRGSESAARYRRELAFEMSMSDIAAAQREAREWISLH, translated from the coding sequence ATGGCCCGTCTTGAATTGAATTCGACCGATCAAATGGCTGGCGGCGCCGGTGCCACCAGCGATGTCCTCTACGAACTCGGCGTGATGTATGCCGTTGGCCGCGACGTGAAGCAGAACCTCATCGAAGCTCACAAGTGGTTCAATATCGCCGCTTTCCGCGGATCTGAGAGTGCCGCCCGTTATCGCCGAGAACTTGCCTTTGAGATGTCGATGTCCGATATCGCCGCGGCCCAGCGCGAAGCGCGCGAGTGGATTTCGCTGCATTGA
- a CDS encoding orotate phosphoribosyltransferase, whose product MDKSFIARETARLLLEVEAIQFNPEKPYIFTSGWASPVYTDCRKLISFPRLRKRLMAFAEEVILSEIGAESLDAVAGGETAGIPFAAWLSDRLELPMLYVRKKPKGFGRNAQIEGDVKEGARAILVEDLASDGRSKLIFTKAMRDAGLKVSHAFVVFHYGIFPSSTEVLAADGITLHALATWWDVLAEAKASNRFPAAMLAEVEKFLHAPADWSAAHGGRASFES is encoded by the coding sequence ATGGACAAGTCGTTCATCGCCCGAGAGACCGCCCGCCTTCTTCTGGAGGTCGAGGCCATCCAGTTCAATCCGGAAAAGCCATACATCTTCACGTCCGGCTGGGCGAGCCCGGTGTATACTGACTGCCGCAAGCTCATCTCCTTCCCGCGTCTGCGCAAGCGGCTGATGGCTTTCGCCGAAGAAGTCATCCTCTCGGAGATCGGAGCCGAATCGCTCGACGCGGTGGCCGGCGGCGAGACGGCTGGTATTCCCTTTGCGGCCTGGCTGTCCGATCGGCTGGAATTGCCGATGCTCTACGTGCGCAAGAAGCCGAAGGGCTTTGGCCGCAATGCCCAGATCGAGGGCGACGTCAAGGAAGGCGCCCGTGCCATCTTGGTCGAGGATCTTGCCTCCGACGGTCGTTCCAAGCTGATCTTCACCAAGGCTATGCGCGACGCCGGCCTCAAGGTGAGCCACGCTTTCGTCGTTTTCCACTACGGCATCTTCCCGTCGTCGACCGAGGTGCTGGCCGCCGATGGCATCACGCTGCATGCGCTTGCCACATGGTGGGACGTTCTGGCCGAAGCCAAGGCCTCGAACCGCTTCCCAGCGGCGATGCTGGCCGAGGTGGAGAAGTTCCTGCACGCCCCGGCCGACTGGTCGGCTGCCCATGGGGGCAGGGCATCCTTCGAGAGCTGA
- the arsC gene encoding arsenate reductase (glutaredoxin) (This arsenate reductase requires both glutathione and glutaredoxin to convert arsenate to arsenite, after which the efflux transporter formed by ArsA and ArsB can extrude the arsenite from the cell, providing resistance.) translates to MPVTDIVIFHNPDCGTSRNVVRMVEAAGYAPTVVEYLKTGWTKPQLLALFAAAGISPRDALRVKKSPAVELGLTDPSVPDEDIIEAMIAHPVLVERPIVVTAKGTALCRPSEKVLDLLDRLPPGPFAKEDGELVIDAAGRRIG, encoded by the coding sequence ATGCCTGTCACCGACATCGTCATCTTCCACAACCCCGACTGCGGCACGTCGCGCAACGTCGTTCGTATGGTGGAGGCCGCCGGCTACGCGCCAACGGTCGTCGAGTACCTCAAGACAGGCTGGACCAAGCCGCAGCTTCTCGCCTTGTTCGCCGCCGCCGGGATCAGCCCGCGTGACGCGCTGCGGGTTAAGAAATCGCCGGCCGTCGAACTCGGGCTCACCGATCCCTCGGTCCCCGACGAAGACATCATCGAGGCGATGATCGCCCACCCTGTTCTCGTCGAGCGGCCGATCGTGGTTACAGCCAAGGGCACCGCCCTTTGCCGGCCGAGCGAGAAGGTGCTCGACCTTCTCGACCGCTTGCCGCCTGGCCCCTTCGCCAAGGAGGATGGCGAACTGGTGATCGATGCCGCGGGCAGGCGGATTGGGTAA
- a CDS encoding transposase, which produces MPQIIGGCSLSRAFIDVCINAGRTTSRIENIKPAVAQWLGTLKPTALIVFEATSGCDGILIEALDEGKIAYAHVNPRQAREFAPTLGVLAKTDKVVARVLAQMGQRLPLTLTVPQEPDRDRVPWRGVAGAAGHR; this is translated from the coding sequence ATGCCACAGATCATCGGCGGCTGCAGTCTCTCCCGCGCCTTCATCGACGTCTGCATCAATGCCGGGCGAACGACGTCGAGGATCGAGAACATCAAGCCCGCCGTCGCCCAATGGCTCGGAACCCTAAAGCCTACTGCTCTCATCGTCTTCGAAGCGACCAGCGGATGTGACGGAATCCTCATTGAAGCCCTCGATGAAGGCAAAATCGCCTATGCCCACGTCAATCCACGTCAGGCACGCGAGTTTGCCCCCACACTCGGCGTTCTTGCCAAGACGGACAAGGTCGTCGCCCGCGTCCTGGCCCAGATGGGGCAGCGCCTGCCGCTCACCCTCACGGTGCCACAAGAGCCCGACAGAGATCGTGTCCCTTGGCGTGGTGTAGCTGGCGCTGCTGGTCACCGTTAA
- the tnpB gene encoding IS66 family insertion sequence element accessory protein TnpB (TnpB, as the term is used for proteins encoded by IS66 family insertion elements, is considered an accessory protein, since TnpC, encoded by a neighboring gene, is a DDE family transposase.), translating to MPAGVKVWLATGHTDMRKGFAGLSLQVQEILRLDPFSGHVFVFRGRRGDRLKVLWHDGQGACLFMKRLEQGRFLWPSVADGVVTISVGQLGYLLEGIDWRNPQKVWRPSRAG from the coding sequence ATGCCGGCCGGCGTGAAGGTGTGGCTGGCGACGGGCCATACGGATATGCGCAAAGGGTTTGCCGGGCTGTCGCTCCAGGTTCAGGAGATCCTGCGCCTCGATCCGTTTAGCGGCCACGTATTCGTGTTCCGTGGACGTCGGGGCGATCGTCTGAAGGTGCTCTGGCATGATGGCCAAGGGGCCTGCCTGTTCATGAAGCGTCTGGAACAAGGGCGGTTTCTGTGGCCGTCCGTCGCCGATGGCGTGGTGACGATCAGCGTTGGCCAACTCGGCTATCTTCTCGAAGGCATCGACTGGCGGAACCCGCAGAAGGTGTGGCGGCCCAGCCGGGCCGGGTAA